The Marinilongibacter aquaticus genome has a window encoding:
- the yidC gene encoding membrane protein insertase YidC: MEKFDKNYIIGFILLFVMYGTYMYFYPATPAQQTEAAQEQVAAKEEVVKNTSANLPAPKDSAALAAQFGAFSQATQGTAQDVVLENENLKVTLSSKGGTVKQVELKKYKTYDDYIEQKSGPLVLMDEDHYSEIGFELDTQNGKLDLNDLYFQVDNASSNQVRFVLTLANGEKIEQTYSLPETGYALDYDLNLGGAGSAVKSSPIAFRWANKLKKLENDLKENRNAAQINLYETDEDFESFGKRSTKDIAEHSENPVSWFAFNQKYFTSGLVSEGGAMNNVSLNLITPEEDSSTVKYANVSGELTYQANNSMRFYFGPNEMNELKPVANGFHKNLYLGYDIVKPINRFVFVPLFNWLEQFISNYGLLIICVVLIIKTTLTPLLYKSYTSSAKMRLLAPEIAKIKEDIGDDQVKVQQETMNLYRQAGVSPLSGCVPMLLQMPILMSVFFLFPNMEMFRQKSFLWASDLSTYDAPISWAANLPVIGNHLSLFTVLMTLSSLAFTYYNNQITPAQQGPVDMRKLTYIFPIVFFFVLNDYPAALSFYYLVSNLVTIAQQLIVKRFVDEDKILAVLEENKRNYASKPKKKSKFAGYLEKQLQAQEEANRLKAKEQKRKKKS, encoded by the coding sequence AAGACTCTGCCGCTTTGGCCGCACAATTCGGAGCATTTTCTCAAGCCACTCAGGGTACAGCCCAAGATGTGGTGTTGGAAAACGAGAACTTGAAAGTCACTTTGTCGAGCAAAGGCGGCACAGTGAAACAAGTGGAATTGAAGAAATACAAAACCTACGACGATTATATAGAGCAGAAATCGGGACCTCTGGTTTTGATGGACGAAGACCATTATTCGGAAATAGGGTTTGAGCTCGATACGCAAAACGGAAAGTTGGATTTGAACGACCTGTACTTTCAGGTGGACAATGCCTCCAGCAATCAGGTGCGTTTTGTATTGACTTTGGCCAATGGAGAGAAAATTGAGCAAACATACAGCCTGCCCGAAACAGGCTATGCCTTGGATTATGATCTAAACCTTGGCGGAGCAGGTTCGGCAGTAAAAAGTTCTCCCATTGCCTTTCGTTGGGCCAATAAGTTGAAAAAGCTGGAAAACGACCTCAAGGAAAACAGAAATGCAGCCCAAATAAACCTATACGAAACCGACGAAGATTTCGAATCATTTGGTAAACGCAGCACAAAAGACATCGCAGAACACAGCGAAAATCCTGTCAGTTGGTTTGCTTTCAACCAAAAATATTTCACTAGTGGTTTGGTGAGCGAAGGCGGTGCAATGAACAATGTTTCCTTGAATCTGATCACTCCGGAAGAAGATTCCAGTACTGTAAAATATGCGAATGTTTCGGGAGAATTGACCTACCAAGCCAACAACAGCATGCGTTTCTATTTCGGTCCCAACGAAATGAACGAATTGAAACCTGTGGCAAACGGCTTTCACAAAAACCTGTATTTGGGCTACGACATCGTAAAACCCATCAACCGTTTTGTTTTCGTGCCTTTGTTCAACTGGCTCGAACAATTCATCAGCAATTATGGACTTTTGATTATCTGTGTTGTATTGATCATCAAAACGACCTTGACGCCCCTTCTTTACAAATCGTACACAAGCTCTGCAAAAATGCGATTGCTGGCTCCTGAGATTGCCAAAATTAAAGAGGACATTGGCGACGACCAGGTGAAAGTACAGCAAGAAACCATGAATTTGTACCGCCAAGCGGGCGTAAGCCCTTTGAGTGGCTGTGTACCGATGCTCTTGCAAATGCCCATTTTGATGTCGGTATTCTTCTTGTTTCCGAATATGGAGATGTTCCGTCAGAAAAGTTTCCTTTGGGCAAGCGATTTGTCGACGTATGACGCCCCCATCAGTTGGGCAGCCAATCTTCCAGTAATCGGAAACCACCTGAGCTTGTTCACGGTCTTGATGACTTTATCGAGTTTGGCGTTTACCTATTACAACAACCAAATCACGCCCGCTCAACAGGGACCTGTGGATATGCGTAAGCTGACCTACATATTCCCGATTGTGTTCTTCTTTGTTTTGAACGATTATCCCGCAGCCTTGAGTTTCTACTATTTGGTGTCGAACTTGGTTACCATCGCTCAGCAGCTGATCGTGAAGCGATTTGTGGACGAAGACAAAATCTTGGCGGTGTTGGAAGAAAACAAGCGGAATTACGCGAGCAAGCCGAAAAAGAAAAGCAAATTTGCCGGCTACCTCGAAAAACAACTTCAGGCCCAAGAAGAAGCCAACAGGTTGAAAGCAAAAGAGCAGAAAAGAAAAAAGAAATCATAA